One Deinococcus planocerae DNA window includes the following coding sequences:
- a CDS encoding DUF1572 family protein encodes MTPSELFLSDLYLSDVRERMRGVKALGEGALAQLTDGEADTALSPGGNSAGVLVRHLAGNMRSRWGGLRSGFTAGVEGETGTRDRDAEFEERGLSLAELRAEWEDGWAVFLDALDHLTPADLTRTLTIRSEPHTVLAAIQRQVAHYSGHVYQLVFLIKTLRGEEWETLSIARGGSAAYNAGLQKSTSESEI; translated from the coding sequence ATGACCCCCTCCGAGCTGTTCTTGTCCGACCTCTACCTCTCCGACGTGCGGGAGCGGATGCGCGGCGTGAAGGCGCTGGGTGAGGGGGCACTCGCCCAACTCACGGACGGGGAAGCGGACACGGCCCTCTCGCCGGGTGGCAACAGCGCCGGGGTCCTCGTGCGTCACCTCGCCGGAAACATGCGCTCCCGCTGGGGCGGCTTGCGGTCGGGCTTCACGGCGGGCGTGGAAGGCGAGACGGGCACCCGCGACCGTGACGCCGAGTTCGAGGAACGCGGCCTGAGTCTGGCGGAGTTGCGGGCCGAGTGGGAGGACGGCTGGGCCGTCTTTCTGGACGCGCTCGACCACCTGACGCCCGCCGACCTCACCCGGACGCTGACCATCCGGAGCGAGCCACATACCGTGCTGGCGGCCATCCAACGTCAGGTGGCGCACTACAGCGGGCACGTCTACCAACTTGTTTTTCTGATCAAGACTTTGAGAGGGGAAGAGTGGGAGACGCTGAGCATCGCACGGGGTGGGTCGGCGGCGTACAACGCGGGGCTACAGAAGAGCACGTCCGAAAGTGAGATCTAA
- a CDS encoding saccharopine dehydrogenase family protein: MSRVIIIGAGGVGNVVAKKCAQNDEVFTEVLLASRTVSKCDKIVAEIHEHFPQSRTKFTTAAVDADNVPELVALIRGFQPEMVVNVALPYQDLTIMDACLETGVHYLDTANYEPRDEAKFEYKWQWAYRERFERAGLMALLGCGFDPGATNVFTAHHAKHHFSEIHYLDIVDCNNGNHGKAFATNFNPEINIREITANGRYWEDGDWVETQPLEISQDIYYPNVATRKSFVLYHEELESLVVNFPTIKRARFWMTFGEAYIKHLTVLEAVGMTSIEPINFRGQRIAPIEFLKAVLPAPESLAANYTGQTCIGVQARGIGKDGEQGKVHFVYNVKDHAECYREVQAQGVSYTTGVPAMIGAMLMLQKTWFKPGVHNVEEFDPDPFIAGMNRWGLPVDELGGIQLVLG; this comes from the coding sequence ATGAGCCGAGTCATCATCATAGGGGCGGGCGGCGTGGGCAACGTCGTCGCCAAGAAGTGCGCCCAGAACGACGAAGTGTTCACCGAGGTCCTCCTCGCCAGCCGCACGGTGAGCAAGTGCGACAAGATCGTCGCCGAGATTCACGAGCACTTCCCCCAGAGCCGCACGAAATTCACAACCGCCGCCGTGGACGCCGACAACGTACCGGAGCTGGTGGCGCTGATCCGCGGGTTCCAGCCCGAGATGGTCGTCAACGTGGCCCTGCCCTACCAGGACCTCACGATCATGGACGCCTGCCTAGAGACGGGCGTGCACTACCTCGACACCGCCAACTACGAGCCGCGCGACGAGGCGAAGTTCGAGTACAAGTGGCAGTGGGCCTACCGCGAACGCTTCGAGCGGGCGGGGCTGATGGCCCTCCTGGGCTGCGGCTTCGACCCCGGCGCCACGAACGTCTTCACGGCGCACCACGCCAAGCACCACTTCTCCGAAATCCACTACCTCGACATCGTGGACTGCAACAACGGCAACCACGGCAAGGCGTTCGCCACCAACTTCAACCCCGAAATCAACATCCGCGAGATCACCGCGAACGGGCGGTACTGGGAAGACGGCGATTGGGTCGAGACCCAGCCCCTCGAAATCTCGCAGGACATCTACTACCCCAACGTGGCGACCCGCAAGAGCTTCGTCCTCTACCACGAGGAACTCGAATCGCTCGTCGTCAACTTCCCCACCATCAAACGGGCCCGCTTCTGGATGACCTTCGGGGAAGCCTACATCAAGCACCTCACCGTGCTGGAGGCGGTGGGCATGACGAGCATCGAGCCCATCAACTTCCGCGGACAGAGAATCGCGCCCATCGAGTTCCTCAAGGCGGTGCTCCCCGCCCCCGAGTCGCTGGCGGCGAACTATACCGGGCAGACCTGCATCGGCGTGCAGGCGCGCGGCATCGGCAAGGACGGCGAGCAGGGCAAGGTTCACTTCGTCTACAACGTCAAGGACCACGCCGAGTGCTACCGCGAGGTGCAGGCGCAGGGCGTCTCGTACACGACCGGCGTGCCCGCCATGATCGGCGCGATGCTGATGCTGCAAAAGACGTGGTTCAAGCCCGGCGTCCACAACGTCGAGGAGTTCGACCCCGACCCTTTCATCGCCGGGATGAACCGCTGGGGCCTGCCGGTGGACGAACTGGGCGGCATCCAGCTCGTGCTGGGTTGA
- a CDS encoding DHH family phosphoesterase: MTGINSATPTYAQDVAAVADKLRNHPGPIVVLSHENPDGDALGSVLGLARALRAIGKTVIAPMDVPRFLRFLPGPGELSAPLINWPENALAAVLDVDNNDPARVAGADLTTFTGEVVNVDHHGTNRRQATALMVDPAQPATAMMIADLVDALGAPWSEAMATPLMLGMITDTGSFRFSSVTPATFETAARLLSHGARLGWLNDQLGQNPRTYYLLLREVLGTLEFLHGGRVVLARVDDAMLERAGATWEDVESYAGLLRSAEGAELAVIAKDYGDRVKLSLRSRGPVSAQNIAVALGGGGHVPAAGATVPLPYPEVREKLDEAISAELARVDAAG; the protein is encoded by the coding sequence ATGACCGGCATCAACAGCGCCACCCCGACCTACGCCCAGGATGTGGCGGCGGTGGCGGACAAACTCAGGAACCACCCCGGCCCCATCGTCGTCCTCAGCCACGAAAACCCCGACGGCGACGCGCTGGGCAGCGTCCTCGGCCTCGCGCGGGCGCTGCGGGCCATCGGCAAGACAGTGATCGCCCCGATGGACGTGCCCCGCTTTCTGCGCTTCCTGCCCGGGCCGGGAGAGTTAAGCGCGCCGCTGATCAACTGGCCCGAGAATGCCCTCGCCGCCGTCCTCGACGTGGACAACAACGACCCGGCGCGGGTGGCGGGCGCCGACCTGACCACCTTCACGGGCGAGGTCGTCAACGTGGACCACCACGGCACCAACCGCAGGCAGGCGACGGCCCTGATGGTGGACCCCGCCCAGCCTGCCACCGCAATGATGATCGCCGACCTCGTGGACGCGCTGGGGGCGCCGTGGTCGGAGGCGATGGCCACACCGTTGATGCTCGGGATGATCACCGACACCGGTTCGTTCCGCTTCTCCAGCGTGACCCCGGCGACCTTCGAGACCGCCGCCCGGCTCCTTTCCCACGGGGCGCGGCTGGGCTGGCTGAATGACCAGCTCGGGCAGAACCCGCGCACCTACTACCTCCTGCTGCGCGAGGTGCTGGGCACCCTGGAGTTCCTGCACGGCGGGCGGGTGGTCCTCGCGCGGGTGGACGACGCCATGCTGGAGCGGGCGGGCGCGACCTGGGAGGACGTGGAGTCGTACGCGGGCTTGCTGCGCAGCGCGGAGGGGGCCGAACTCGCCGTCATCGCCAAGGACTACGGCGACCGGGTGAAGCTCTCCCTGCGCTCGCGGGGGCCCGTCAGCGCGCAGAACATCGCCGTCGCGCTGGGCGGAGGCGGCCACGTCCCGGCGGCGGGGGCGACGGTGCCCCTCCCCTACCCGGAGGTGCGGGAGAAGCTGGACGAGGCGATCAGCGCCGAACTCGCGCGGGTGGACGCGGCGGGATAA